A single genomic interval of Macadamia integrifolia cultivar HAES 741 chromosome 6, SCU_Mint_v3, whole genome shotgun sequence harbors:
- the LOC122081940 gene encoding protein WHAT'S THIS FACTOR 1 homolog, chloroplastic encodes MEPKFLFSSPNASSASPFPLFLSYPSSSFREKLKFSVKGHISFSTHLSDKTSFLGKSLVSWEKLELGDRRKTHLPFHPITSVVKRRKELPLDNVIQRDKKLKLVMKIRKILVSQPNRIMALRDMGRYRQELGLNRKRRLIALLKRFPAVFEIVEEGVYSLQFKLAPEAERLYLEELKVRNEMEGLLVEKLRKILMMSLEKRILLEKIAHLRTDLGLPLEFRDTICRRYPQYFKVVPTGRGPALELTHWDPELAVSAAEISEEEIRAREREEMDLIIDRPPKFNRVKLPKGLNVSKGEMRRISKFREMPYISPYSDFSELKSGTPEKEKHACAVIHEMLSLTIEKRTLVDHLTHFREEFRFSQQLRGMLIRHPDMFYVSLKGDRDSVFLRDAYRDSQLIEKDRLLLIKEKLRSLVAVPRPRSRGAPKVDAGNGDGAEGAQKSQESGEEWSDVGDVDNILSNEFDDDDDEEEEEDDWNDEDDETPPDFDDDDDDDDGGSIILERTKAPNKAETSMRNEGKVLVPTFPDGQPRERW; translated from the coding sequence ATGGAACCCAAATTCTTGTTTTCTTCACCCAATGCTTCTTCTGCTTCaccatttcctctctttctctcgtaCCCATCATCTTCATTTCGTGAAAAACTCAAATTCTCTGTAAAAGGGCATATCTCATTCTCTACTCACTTGTCGGATAAGACTTCGTTTTTGGGTAAAAGTTTGGTTTCATGGGAGAAGCTTGAACTGGGTGACCGGAgaaaaacccatctcccatTTCATCCAATAACATCTGTcgtgaagagaaggaaggaactTCCCCTGGACAACGTTATCCAACGAGACAAGAAGCTGAAACTGGTAATGAAGATAAGGAAGATTTTAGTGAGCCAACCCAATCGCATTATGGCGCTTAGAGATATGGGTAGGTACAGACAGGAACTGGGTCTCAACCGAAAGCGTCGACTTATTGCTTTGTTGAAGCGATTTCCTGCGGTTTTTGAGATTGTGgaagaaggggtttattcacttCAGTTCAAATTGGCCCCAGAGGCTGAAAGGCTTTACTTGGAGGAATTGAAAGTGAGGAATGAAATGGAAGGATTGCTGGTTGAGAAGTTGAGGAAAATCTTGATGATGTCTTTAGAGAAGCGGATTCTGTTAGAGAAGATTGCGCATTTGAGGACTGATCTTGGGCTGCCTTTAGAATTCAGGGACACAATCTGTAGAAGATACCCCCAATATTTCAAGGTTGTTCCTACTGGTAGGGGCCCTGCTTTGGAACTTACCCACTGGGATCCTGAGCTGGCTGTTTCTGCTGCtgaaattagtgaagaagagattcgagcaagagagagagaagaaatggatttgatCATCGATAGGCCCCCCAAGTTCAATAGAGTAAAGCTACCCAAGGGTCTGAACGTCTCCAAGGGAGAGATGAGGAGGATTTCTAAGTTTAGAGAAATGCCTTATATATCTCCCTACTCTGATTTTTCAGAATTGAAGTCTGGTACaccagagaaagagaagcaCGCATGTGCTGTTATTCATGAGATGTTGAGCCTCACGATTGAGAAGAGAACACTTGTGGATCACCTGACTCATTTCAGAGAGGAGTTTAGGTTCTCTCAACAGCTGAGGGGAATGCTGATCAGACATCCTGATATGTTTTATGTATCTTTGAAAGGAGATAGGGATTCAGTTTTCTTACGGGACGCCTATCGTGATTCTCAGTTGATCGAGAAGGATAGATTATTGCTAATCAAGGAGAAGCTTCGGTCACTTGTTGCAGTTCCTAGACCCCGAAGTCGGGGTGCTCCTAAGGTTGATGCAGGTAATGGTGATGGGGCTGAAGGTGCTCAGAAGTCACAAGAAAGTGGTGAAGAGTGGTCTGATGTTGGTGATGTTGATAATATATTAAGCAATgagtttgatgatgatgatgatgaggaggaggaggaggatgactggaatgatgaagatgatgagacACCCCCAgattttgatgatgatgatgatgatgatgatggtggaagCATAATTCTTGAACGGACCAAAGCACCTAATAAAGCTGAGACCTCAATGCGAAATGAAGGGAAGGTACTTGTTCCCACATTCCCAGATGGTCAGCCAAGAGAACGgtggtga
- the LOC122081939 gene encoding pentatricopeptide repeat-containing protein At2g13600-like, with the protein MLLRSSFLRRQRGNPNLYSTTFLCSHVNPIPHVISLNISINGYAREGKLEIARKMFDEMPTRTVVSWNTMISGYSQWGKFEEAMDLVSQMHRTGMNLNETTFSSVLSACASLKSLHDGKQIHGLVLKSGSENFEFVGGSLLHFYAKCFVIEDARRVFDVFREWNALLWSLMLVGYVKCNLMEDAFHIFNKMPIRDVTVWTTLISFYSRSENECEKALELFQLMRMNGEASPNEFTLDSVIRACGRLGVLDSGKVAHGLAIGSGFESDHSIGGALIDFYCNCDAVEDAKQVYDQLANPSLNASNTLIGCLISMDRIDYAEMIFSQMVEKNPVSYNLMIKGYSMSNRLEDSKKLFEEMPHRTIVSSNTMISVHSRNGEIGMALKFFEDTKELKNTVTWNSMISGYVQSDQPEKGLKLYMTMHRLSVERNRSTFSTLFHACSCLGSLKQGKLLHAHVIKTPFESNVYVGTSLLDMYAKCGSITDAQTAFLNISSPNVTSWTALISGCAHHGFGVEAVSLFDQMLERGVSPNVVTFIGLLSACARAGLVDEGMDFFHSMEKCYGVTPTLEHYACVVDLLGRSGKLQEAEDFVNAMPIEADAVVWGALLSACWFWMDMEVGERVAERMYYLDHRQISAYVIMSNIYAGVGRWEEVMKVRKRLRSLEMKKDPGCSWIEVNNAVHVFSVEDRAHPHCNLIYAILEDLTANVNSSFEFDYLLYQHQELR; encoded by the coding sequence ATGCTTTTAAGATCCTCATTTCTCAGAAGACAACGGGGGAATCCCAATCTATATTCGACGACCTTCCTATGTAGTCATGTGAATCCCATCCCGCATGTGATTTCTTTGAACATTTCAATCAACGGATATGCCAGAGAAGGAAAATTGGAGATTGCTAGAAAGATGTTCGATGAAATGCCGACAAGAACAGTCGTCTCTTGGAATACCATGATTTCTGGGTACTCACAGTGGGGAAAGTTTGAAGAAGCTATGGATTTAGTTTCACAGATGCATAGAACTGGGATGAATCTCAATGAGACCACTTTTTCTTCTGTTCTAAGTGCTTGTGCTAGTTTAAAGTCATTACATGATGGGAAACAGATTCATGGGTTGGTTCTGAAATCTGGGTCGgagaattttgagtttgtagGGGGCTCTTTATTGCATTTCTATGCTAAATGTTTTGTAATCGAGGATGCAAGGAGAGTGTTTGATGTGTTCCGAGAGTGGAATGCCTTATTGTGGAGTTTAATGCTTGTGGGTTATGTTAAGTGTAATTTAATGGAGGATGCATTTCACATTTTTAACAAAATGCCGATCCGAGATGTCACAGTCTGGACCACgttgatttctttttattctaGGAGCGAAAATGAATGTGAGAAGGCTTTAGAGTTGTTTCAGTTGATGAGAATGAATGGGGAAGCTAGCCCGAATGAGTTTACATTAGATAGTGTCATAAGAGCTTGCGGTAGATTGGGAGTTCTGGATAGTGGTAAAGTTGCTCATGGACTTGCAATTGGATCTGGCTTTGAATCTGACCACTCAATTGGTGGTGCACTTATTGATTTTTACTGCAACTGTGATGCTGTTGAAGATGCAAAGCAGGTTTATGATCAATTGGCTAACCCAAGTTTAAATGCTTCAAATACATTAATTGGATGTCTAATATCGATGGACAGGATTGATTATGCTGAGATGATTTTCAGTCAAATGGTTGAAAAGAATCCAGTTTCATATAATCTGATGATTAAAGGGTATTCAATGAGTAATCGGCTTGAGGATTCAAAAAAGTTGTTTGAGGAAATGCCTCATAGAACTATAGTATCTTCCAATACTATGATCTCAGTTCATTCTCGGAATGGTGAAATTGGCATggctttgaaattttttgaagatACAAAGGAACTGAAAAATACTGTGACATGGAACTCAATGATCTCAGGTTATGTTCAGAGTGATCAACCTGAAAAGGGGTTAAAATTATATATGACCATGCACAGGTTGTCAGTAGAGCGCAATAGGTCCACATTCTCTACTCTATTTCATGCATGTTCGTGTCTTGGATCTCTTAAACAAGGAAAATTACTTCATGCTCATGTGATCAAAACACCATTTGAATCAAATGTTTATGTGGGGACGTCTCTTCTGGATATGTATGCAAAATGTGGTAGCATTACTGATGCTCAAACTGCATTTCTCAACATTTCTTCACCCAATGTGACTTCTTGGACGGCTCTGATCAGCGGATGTGCACATCATGGGTTTGGAGTTGAGGCTGTTTCCCTatttgatcagatgttagaacGAGGAGTAAGTCCAAATGTAGTTACATTCATTGGGCTTCTATCTGCTTGTGCCCGTGCAGGTCTTGTTGATGAAGGAATGGACTTTTTTCACTCAATGGAGAAATGCTATGGAGTAACCCCTACCTTGGAACACTATGCTTGCGTAGTTGATCTTCTTGGTCGCTCTGGGAAACTACAAGAAGCAGAGGATTTTGTCAATGCAATGCCAATTGAAGCAGATGCAGTTGTGTGGGGAGCTTTGCTCAGTGCTTGCTGGTTCTGGATGGACATGGAAGTAGGTGAGAGGGTCGCTGAGAGAATGTATTATTTGGACCATAGACAAATATCTGCCTATGTTATTATGTCTAATATATATGCAGGGGTGGGGCGGTGGGAGGAGGTGATGAAAGTGAGGAAGAGATTGCGAAGCCTGGAAATGAAGAAGGATCCTGGTTGTAGTTGGATTGAAGTGAATAATGCTGTTCATGTTTTCTCGGTTGAAGATAGAGCACATCCGCATTGTAACTTGATCTATGCAATTTTGGAGGATCTAACAGCAAATGTGAACTCTAGttttgaatttgattatctTTTATACCAACACCAAGAGCTGAGATAA